One part of the Ursus arctos isolate Adak ecotype North America unplaced genomic scaffold, UrsArc2.0 scaffold_16, whole genome shotgun sequence genome encodes these proteins:
- the PCIF1 gene encoding mRNA (2'-O-methyladenosine-N(6)-)-methyltransferase, with protein sequence MANENHGSPREEASLLSHSPGTSNQSQPCSPKPIRLVQDLPEELVHAGWEKCWSRRENRPYYFNRFTNQSLWEMPVLGQHDVISDPLGLNATPLPQDSSLVETPPAENKPRKRQLSEEQPSGNGVKKPKIEIPVTPTGPSVPSSPSIPGTPTLKMWGTSPEDKQQATLLRPTEVYWDLDIQTNAVIKHRGPSEVLPPHPEVELLRSQLILKLRQHYRELCQQREGIEPPRESFNRWMLERKVVDKGSDPLLPSNCEPVVSPSMFREIMNDIPIRLSRIKFREEAKRLLFKYAEAARRLIESRSASPDSRKVVKWNVEDTFSWLRKDHSASKEDYMDRLEHLRRQCGPHVSAAAKDSVEGICSKIYHISLEYVKRIREKHLAILKENNIPEEVEAPEVEPRLVYCYPVRLAVSAPPMPSVEMHMENNVVCIRYKGEMVKVSRNYFSKLWLLYRYSCIDDSAFERFLPRVWCLLRRYQMMFGVGLYEGTGLQGSLPVHVFEALHRLFGVSFECFASPLNCYFRQYCSAFPDTDGYFGSRGPCLDFSPLSGSFEANPPFCEELMDAMVSHFEKLLESSPEPLSFIVFIPEWREPPTPALTRMEQSRFKRHQLVLPAFEHEYRSGSQHVCKKEEMHYKAVHNTAVLFLQNDPGFAKWGPTPERLQELSTAYRQSGRSHGSGSSSSSSENKDRDSGREQGPSREPHPT encoded by the exons ATGGCCAATGAGAATCACGGCAGTCCCCGGGAGGAAGCGTCCCTGCTGAGTCACTCCCCGGGCACCTCCAATCAGAGCCAGCCCTGTTCTCCAAAGCCCATCCGCCTGGTGCAGGACCTCCCAG AGGAGCTGGTGCATGCGGGCTGGGAGAAGTGCTGGAGCCGGAGGGAGAACCGTCCCTACTACTTCAACCGATTCACCAACCAGTCCCTGTGGGAGATGCCTGTGCTGGGCCAGCATGACGTGATC TCGGACCCTTTGGGGCTGAATGCGACCCCACTGCCCCAAGACTCAAGCTTGGTGGAAACCCCCCCGGCCGAGAACAAGCCCCGAAAGCGGCAGCTCTCGGAAGAGCAGCCAAGCGGCAATGGTGTGAAGAAGCCCAAG ATTGAAATCCCCGTGACACCCACAGGCCCATCGGTGCCTAGCTCCCCCAGTATCCCAGGAACCCCAACGCTGAAGATGTGGGGGACATCCCCTGAAGATAAACAGCAGGCAACTCTCCTCCGACCCACTGA GGTGTACTGGGATCTGGACATCCAGACCAATGCTGTCATCAAGCACCGGGGCCCTTCAGAGGTGCTGCCCCCACACCCCGAGGTGGAGCTGCTTCGCTCCCAGCTCATCCTCAAGCTCCGGCAGCACTACCGGGAGCTGTGCCAGCAGCGAGAGG GCATCGAGCCCCCTCGAGAATCTTTCAACCGCTGGATGCTGGAGCGCAAGGTTGTGGATAAAGGCTCTGACCCCCTGTTGCCGAGCAACTGTGAACCGGTCGTGTCACCTTCCATGTTTCGTGAAATCATGAATGACATTCCCATCAG GTTATCCCGAATCAAGTTCCGGGAGGAAGCCAAGCGCCTGCTCTTTAAATACGCAGAAGCTGCGAGGCGGCTTATTGAATCCAG GAGTGCGTCCCCCGACAGCAGGAAGGTGGTCAAATGGAACGTGGAGGACACCTTCAGCTGGCTGCGGAAGGACCACTCGGCCTCCAAGGAGGACTACATG GACCGCCTGGAGCACCTACGGAGGCAGTGCGGCCCCCACGTGTCAGCCGCAGCTAAGGACTCCGTGGAGGGCATCTGTAGTAAGATCTACCACATCTCCCTGGAGTATGTCAAGCGGATCCGTGAGAAGCACCTTGCCATCCTCAAGGAAAACAACATCCCAG AGGAGGTGGAGGCCCCAGAAGTGGAGCCCCGCCTGGTGTACTGTTACCCAGTGCGGCTGGCCGTGTCTGCACCccccatgcccagcgtggagatGCATATGGAGAATAATGTGGTCTGCATCCGGTATAAGGGAGAGATGGTCAAGGTCAGCCGCAACTACTTCAGCAAGCTG TGGCTGCTTTACCGCTACAGCTGCATTGACGACTCTGCCTTTGAGAGGTTCCTGCCCCGAGTCTGGTGTCTCCTCCGACGGTACCAG ATGATGTTTGGCGTGGGCCTCTACGAGGGGACAGGCCTGCAGGGATCGCTGCCCGTGCACGTCTTTGAGGCCCTCCACCGGCTCTTCGGCGTCAGCTTTGAGTGCTTCGCCTCGCCCCTCAACTGCTACTTCCGTCAGTACTGCTCTGCCTTCCCGGACACAGACGGCTACTTCGGCTCCCGCGG GCCCTGCCTGGATTTCTCCCCGCTGAGTGGTTCCTTTGAGGCCAACCCTCCGTTCTGCGAGGAGCTCATGGATGCCATGGTCTCTCACTTCGAG AAACTGCTCGAGAGCTCACCAGAGCCCCTGTCCTTCATCGTGTTCATCCCCGAGTGGCGAGAACCCCCCACGCCGGCGCTCACCCGCATGGAGCAGAGCCGCTTCAAACGCCACCAGCTGGTCCTGCCTGCCTTCGAACACGAGTACCGCAGTGGCTCCCAGCATGTCTGCAAGAA GGAAGAAATGCACTACAAGGCCGTCCACAACACGGCCGTGCTCTTCCTACAGAACGACCCTGGCTTTGCCAAGTGGGGGCCGACGCCTGAGCGGCTGCAGGAGCTGAGTACAGCCTACCGGCAGTCAGGCCGCAGCCATGGCTccggctcctcctcctcttcctcggAGAACAAGGACCGGGACTCGGGCCGCGAACAGGGCCCTAGCCGCGAGCCTCACCCCACTTAA